The following are encoded in a window of Castanea sativa cultivar Marrone di Chiusa Pesio chromosome 5, ASM4071231v1 genomic DNA:
- the LOC142635738 gene encoding uncharacterized protein LOC142635738, translated as MEGTSDVSALKMLNHELVKLDLFDGTNFDRWKDKMKFLIIALKFFYVLYPNLMSFPTTSDEDTNEIKAKKKKWEEDELICKGHILNTLLDRLYDLYTSMKSLKEIWNALEAKYKIEKINTNKFIIQKYFDYKMLDNILVLDQVHELQILVNKLHDLSINIPESFQVGAIIAKLPSSWNNFRNEAWLNAPSLSIDV; from the coding sequence ATGGAAGGAACAAGTGATGTTTCAGCATTGAAGATGTTGAATCATGAGTTGGTGAAATTGGATCTCTTTGATGGAACCAATTTCGACCGGTGGAAAGACAAGATGAAATTCCTAATTATTGCACTCAAATTCTTCTATGTCTTGTACCCGAATTTGATGTCTTTTCCTACTACGAGTGATGAAGACACTAATGAgataaaggcaaaaaaaaagaaatgggaGGAAGACGAACTGATTTGCAAAGGGCACATTCTCAATACTCTTTTGGATCGTCTCTATGATCTTTACACATCAATGAAGTCACTGAAAGAGATTTGGAATGCTTTGGAGGCAAAGtacaaaattgagaaaataaatacaaataagtttattattcaaaagtATTTTGATTATAAAATGCTTGATAATATCTTAGTTCTGGATCAAGTACATGAATTACAGATTTTGGTCAATAAACTTCATGATTTGTCAATCAATATTCCTGAATCATTCCAAGTGGGTGCAATCATTGCGAAACTCCCATCAAGTTGGAATAATTTTAGGAATGAGGCATGgctgaatgcccctagtttgtcGATTGATGTATGA